GAAACCCGATACGCTCGAAGCCTTTGTCCGCCAGATAGCGCACCATCGCGCGCGCGGCGCTGACGTTGGAAAAGCCGACGGCGGCATCGATCGGATCGGACGGCGCGTCCCACATCTCGACCACCGGCACGCCCGAGCGGCGCAAGAGCGTGCGCGTCGCGTCCGTGTGACGCGATCCCGTCAGCGCGATGCAGCGCGGCTGATGACGCAGCATCGAGCGCACGAGTCGTTCCTCGCGATCGAGGTGATAGTCGGTATCGCCGATCAGTAATTGCAGGCCGTGCGGTTCGAGCGACGCGGAAAGTCCGCGCACGGTGTCGGAGAAGTTCGAACTGGCAAGCGACGGAACGAGCACTGCCACGAATTCCGAGCGCCCGGACGATAATGCGCCGGCGGCCGCATCGGCGACATAACCGAGTTCGTCGATCGCCTTCTGTACGCGTTCGCGCGTCGCCAGCGCGACACTGTGGCCGGCGAGCACGCGCGATACGGTCATCTTCGAAACACCCGCGAGCCGGGCGACGTCGGACATGCGGGGCGGACCGCCGGTTGGATCGAAGGTGGATGCGGCCATGCGTCGCTTGTCTAGGGGGAATCGGCGGCGGGTCAGTCCACCCGCACCCAGCCGTCCTCGCGCTGCTCCAGCGTCATGTGGAGCTTCGTCTCGCCCGCCTCGCGGTCGGAAGCGGTCACTTCCGAAAAGGCGCGCTTGATGTCGCGGTCATCGGCCCACGGCGCCACGTTTTCGAGCTTGTACGTATACGTGACGTCGGAACGGTGCGCGGTCGGATCGGGCTCCGTCCAACCGGCGACCTTGTCCAGCTTGACGTGCGCGTAGCAGATCATCCAGACCCGCGGGTCGCTCGTGGCGTTCGGGTCGCCCGCGGCACGCGACGTCTCGACGGCGTATTTCTGTCCTTCGCCTGTCAGGCTATATGCAATGCCATTCTGCTTGGCGTTCGCGTTGGCGGGCGTGGTCGCCGCCCGCGCGATGAGCCCGGCCTTTTCCAGCGCAGCCAGTTGTTCGCGCAAGGCGGCGGCGGAATACTCGTTGAGATCCCGGTTGCTATACGCCGATGGGAACGCGTACGGCCCGCGCCCGCTGCGATTCAGGCACAGCAGGCCACGGTTCGTTTTCATGTCGGCGGAAATTGCGTTGCCCAGGCTGGACTCGCTTGCATCGTTCTTCTTTCCGCACGCGGCGACAAGCAGCGCGACGCTGACAGCGGCAATTAAGAGGCTCGTTCTCATATGCGCTCCGGGAAGGGCCGGCATGATGGGTACAACCTTTCGTTGCCATTCTACCGACAGAAAGGGCGCATTCGGAAAACGATAGTGTCGGAGCGAACGCTTTCAGGAAAAGCGATGGCCCGAAACGCAAAAACCCCACCTTATGGG
This portion of the Caballeronia insecticola genome encodes:
- a CDS encoding LacI family DNA-binding transcriptional regulator: MAASTFDPTGGPPRMSDVARLAGVSKMTVSRVLAGHSVALATRERVQKAIDELGYVADAAAGALSSGRSEFVAVLVPSLASSNFSDTVRGLSASLEPHGLQLLIGDTDYHLDREERLVRSMLRHQPRCIALTGSRHTDATRTLLRRSGVPVVEMWDAPSDPIDAAVGFSNVSAARAMVRYLADKGFERIGFLGGASELDRRGLDRLKGFRAQMKALGFDDDRVIRLGDSPITMSHGAPAMSALLEQWPDTQAVMCVSDMSAFGAIMECHRRGLSVPDDIAIAGFGNFEVAACCTPSITTVSVDAYGIGLRTGEILLAALEEREKGIVGHTGKRVRVTYSVLPRESA